One Halanaerobium hydrogeniformans genomic window, TGCACTTACTGCATGTTCTCCTTCCACATTATCTTCTTCACTGAAAAGAGCTGGAATAGAATCTGAAACCACTGTTTTATCAAGCATTAGTACTTCTTCACTCTCTGCACCTTTAGCCTGACTGGAACCCTTTTGAAAGTATAAATCACCTCGAAATACTTTTTTAGCTCTATCTTTTAAAACACCTTTGGTTTCTATTTCACTGGAACTATGACGCCCCTGGTGATTCATTTTATAAGCAAGATCCATTTTCCTTTCACCATCAGCAAAATAAATCGAACTTATATTTGCTTTACTACCATCTTCAGCAAGGATATTTTCGTTGTTTGTAATTGAAGTTTTTGCCCCCAATTCAATTGGAATCCAGTTTAATTCTCCTTGATTAGAAATGATAGAAAAATTACTATCAAAATTAACACTTTGATCATTAAATCTCTGTACTTTTATTATATTTAAAACTGCATTAGCTTCAACTATTACCCTTGTTAAACCATTGTGAAAAGCCTTGAAATCTTTTTGATCCATTTTATAATCTATCACAATAGTTAACTTAGAGCCTTCTTCTGCAACTATTAAATTATTATCAATTAAAAATGGATTATCTTCTTCTAATAGATAAAATATTTCAAGAGGAACCTTAAACTCTTTACCTGCTGGGGCTTTAATAAATAGACCAGTATTATAAAAGGCGTCTACCATTGAAGTATATTTAGCTCCTAAACCTTTATTACCCTTCTCCACAAGTGGTTCTGTAAATTTATCTAGATAAGCCATTATTTCTCTTTCATTATTCAAATTATCTGTCATCTTTTTTATTATCAGTTCATCTAAAGCATTTTTGCTTTTTATATATTCTTTATTATAAGCCATATATTCTGGATTCTGAAAATCAAACAGACCAATCCTATTAAATGTTTGCTCAGCTAAATTATTGTATTTAATAAAACTGTCTTTTCTTTTCTGGCTCAATAATTTAGACTGTCCAGTTGTTAAATTATCTACTAATTTTTTAGTATACATCTATCATCACCTATCCTATAGTTCCTTCGAGTTCTAAACTAATTAAATTATTCAGTTCTACTGCATATTCTAGAGGAAGTTCTTTGGCAATTGGTTCAACAAATCCGCGAACTATCATAGCTTTAGCCTCTTCCTCATCTATACCTCGACTCATTAGATAATATATTGATTCTTCACTAATCCGGCCTACCTTTGCTTCATGTCCAATATCTATATCATCTGTCTCTAATTTCATAATTGGAAGTGTATCGGATACAGAGTCATTATCCAACATTAAAGACTCACAAGATACTGAAGCCTTAGCATGATGGGCATTTTTAGTAGCTTTTAAAAGCCCTCTGTAATAAGCTTTACCTCCACCTTTGGCAATTGAACGGGTATTAACTGTTGAAGTTGTATGGGGTGCTGCGTGAATAACCTGAGCACCAGTATCAAGATGCTGTCCCTCAGCAGCAAATGTGACTCCTGTAAATTCTGCTCTAGCTCCTTTTCCTTTTAAAATACTCATTGGATAAAGCATAGAAACTTTTGAGCCAAATGAACCTGAAACCCATTCGATAACTCCATTTTTTTCTACTGAAGCACGCTTTGTATTTAAATTATACATATTTCTTGACCAATTTTCTATAGTACTGTAACGTAAACTTGCATTTTCTGCAATAAATAGTTCAACAGCACCAGCATGAAGGTTATTTATAGAATACTGAGGTGCAGAACATCCTTCTATAAAATGGGCCTCAGCTCCTTTTTCCAAAATAATCAATGTGTGTTCAAATTGACCTGCACCAGGAGCATTAAATCTAAAGTATGATTGTAAAGGAACATCAACTTTTACCCCGGCTGGCACATAGACAAAAGACCCTCCTGACCAAACTGCTCCATGAAGGGCAGAAAACTTATGGTCATTAGGTGTTATTAGCTTCATAAAATGTTCTTTAACTACATCTTCATATTCTTTAATTGCATTTTCCATATCCATATATATAACACCCTGTTCTACCAGTTCTTTTTTCAAATTATGGTAGACAACTTCAGAATCATACTGTGCTCCCACTCCTGCAAGCGATTTTTTTTCTGCCTCAGGAATACCTAATGAGTCAAAGGTGTTTTTTATTTCTTCTGGAACTTCATCCCAGTCACTCTGGAGATCAGCATCAGGGCGAATATATGCTATTATCTCCTCAAGATTTAAATCTGAAAGATCTGCTCCCCAATCCGGAATTTCTTTTTCCAGATAAATTTCTAATGATTTAAGACGGAAATCAGTCATCCACTGAGGTTCATCTTTTTCTCGAGAAATATCTTTAATAATTTCTGGTGTTAACCCTTTTTCTGATTTATATCTATATTTATTTTCATTTTTTTTATCATAAAGACTGCGATCTATATCTTTTACTTGAGTCTTTTCACTCATTTCAAAAACCTCCTATAAAACAAGTCTTGCTTGTGATTTTTAATACTTTTAATAGTTAAATTCTAATTAACAATTAGTGGCTGACTTATAATCTTCAACTTTTTCTGGTTTATAAGCAGCATAACCTTCTTTTTCAATCTCTCTGGCTAGATCCATATCTCCAGTTTTTACAATTTTACCATCAACAAGTACATGTACATAATCAGGCTGAAGATAATCTAAGATCTGATTGTGGTGAGTGATTATAATCATTGCATTATCATCTGAGGCGAGTTTTTTGATACCTTCAGCAACAGTTCTTGTTGCATCTACATCAAGACCTGAATCTGTTTCATCTAAAATTGCTAGTTTTGGTTCTAAAACTGCCATCTGTAATATTTCGTTTTTCTTTTTTTCACCACCAGAAAAGCCTTTGTTTAAATATCTATCTGCATATGATTGATCTATATCTAATAATTTCATCTTATCTTCTAATAAAAATTTGAAGTCAAAAATGCTCTGGTTTTCTCCACTTACAGCAGTTTTCGCTGTGCGAAGGAAATTCTCAACAGTCACTCCTGGTATTTCTTGAGGATATTGGAATGATAAAAAGATACCTTTTTTTGCTCTTTTATCAACAGCAAGATCAATTATATTTTCACCTTCAAATTCTACTTTCCCTTCTATTATCTCATGTTCTGGATGTCCCATGAGAACATTAGCTAAAGTAGATTTACCTGAACCATTAGGTCCCATAATAACATGAATTTCTCCAGTTTCAACTTCAAGATTAATGCCTTGAAGTATTTCTTCGCTTTCAACTTTTGATTTCAAATTACAAACTTTTAATAGTTTTTTATTCATCTATGACATCTCCTTATTTTCAAAATATTTATCTACAGTTATTTAATCAAAATTGTCATATTTATATCCTACAACATTACTCAACTTTAGTCAAGCCCTATAAGAAAAAAGTAATCTAGACAACAAAAAAAGCCGGGATTCCCGGCTCTTTATTAAAATATTTACTTTTTCTTTAATATTCTTTCTTGATAAATCAATCTCAAAACCGCATATAGGGGAACAGAAATCAAAGCTCCAATTAATCCGAATAAATATACACCTGTTAATACCACAAATAATACTACAAGAGGATGGATATCCATTGATTTCCCCTGAATAAGTGGTCTGATTAAATTACCTTCTAAATACTGGGCAATTATAAAGATTATAATCACCAGTAAAGCGGTTATAATGCTTTCTGTAAGAGCAATAAATAAGGCCGGCAAAATTCCAATAGCAGGTCCGATTATTGGAATTAAAGAAGTTATTAACACAATCAAAGCCAAAACTAAAGGACTTGCTAATCTAATTATTAAAAAACCAATCAACATTACAAAAGCAGTAAAAAGAGAGACCAATAATTGGGAAGTAATAAAATCCGAAAGTAATTTATCGATATCTTGAGCTAATACTTCTATCTGTTTTCTTTTAGACCCTGGAATCATCTCTATTGTTTTTTGATAAATTTCTTTATCATCTTTGAGTAAATAAAATAGCACAAAAGGAATTAATAATATTATTAATCCTATATTTGTTAAAGAACTAAAAATCCCCATATAATTATAAGTAGAAAGCCTCATTATTATAGAATCAGTATAAGAAATTAGCCTTTCTCTAAGATTAAAATCATCTATAAGTCCTCTTTCTATATTTATGAAATCTCTTATATTTTCAAAAATTTCTACAATAGAAGAATAAATAAGTTCATAGCTACCGCCTAATTCTCTACTCTGTTCATAAATAATATTTCCGCCCAAATATATAATTAAAGTTATTATGGAAGCTGCTGCTAAAAATGAAATGATAACAGCAATTGTCCTTATTTTTATTTTTTTTTCTAAAATAATGACAAGGGGACGCAATAAATAATACAGAAAAATACTAAACAAGAGTGGGAGCAGAACAAAGCTCAACACAGTAGTTAATGGCCCCATAAAATAAGGGATCCTTCCCCCCAAAAATATAATGAGCAAAATGATAATTATTGTATGACCGATCTTAAGCCATTTTTCTTTAAACATAATTATCTCTCCCTAAACTACCTATAATTAAAATATTAAAGCTATCTTTACTATAATATTTCTGCAGAAATAATAAAAACCCTGCTTTAGAAGCCAGGGCATAATTTAAGTTGTATTTAGCTAAAAAACTTAAGTTTTATTTATATTTTTAATTTATTTAAACTTAACCCAAAATTGCAATTAAAGCACCAGCAGCAATAGCCGAACCAATTACTCCAGCAAAATTAGGCCCCATAGCATGCATTAAAAGGTGATTAGAAGGGTTTTCTTCCTGTCCTACCTTCTGAACCACTCTAGCAGCCATTGGTACTGCAGATACACCTGCTGCTCCAATTAAGGGATTAACCTTACCACCGGTTACTCTATGCATAATCTTGCCAAATATAACGCCTGTAGCTGTACCAAAACCAAAAGCAACTAAACCAAGAACTATAATCCCAATTGTTTGGGCATTTAAAAAAGCTTCTGCACTTGCAGTCGCTCCAACTGTCAGACCTAAAAACAGGGTTACTATGTTCATTAAAGCATTCTGAGTTGTTTTTAACAAACGATCAACAACTCCTACCTCTCTCATTAAGTTTCCAAACATTAAACTTCCCAACAGAGGTAAAGCTGTAGGTACCAGCAGTCCTCCAAGCAGGGTTACTGCAATTGGAAAAATTATTTTTTCTTTTTTATTTACATGTCTTAACTGCTCCATTTTAACTTTTCTTTCTTCATGAGTAGTAAAAAGTCTCATAATCGGAGGCTGAATAATAGGGACCAGGGCCATATATGAATAAGCCGCAACAGCAATAGGACCCATTAAATGAGGTGCCAGACGACTGGCAGCAAATATTGCTGTAGGACCATCTGCCCCCCCTATAATCCCAACAGCTCCTGCTTCTGCAGGAGAAAAGCCAAGCGCCAACGCTCCAAAAATAGTCGCAAAAATCCCAAACTGAGCTGCAGCTCCTAAAAGAGCTGTTTTAGGTTGGGCTATCATCGGACCAAAATCTGTCCAAGCTCCAACACCCATAAAAATAAGAGGTGGGTAAATACCTAATTTTATACCATAATATAAATAATA contains:
- the sufD gene encoding Fe-S cluster assembly protein SufD yields the protein MYTKKLVDNLTTGQSKLLSQKRKDSFIKYNNLAEQTFNRIGLFDFQNPEYMAYNKEYIKSKNALDELIIKKMTDNLNNEREIMAYLDKFTEPLVEKGNKGLGAKYTSMVDAFYNTGLFIKAPAGKEFKVPLEIFYLLEEDNPFLIDNNLIVAEEGSKLTIVIDYKMDQKDFKAFHNGLTRVIVEANAVLNIIKVQRFNDQSVNFDSNFSIISNQGELNWIPIELGAKTSITNNENILAEDGSKANISSIYFADGERKMDLAYKMNHQGRHSSSEIETKGVLKDRAKKVFRGDLYFQKGSSQAKGAESEEVLMLDKTVVSDSIPALFSEEDNVEGEHAVSAGQIDQNRLFYLMSRGMNETEAKRMMIEAAFNPIFDKIPLNELKGSVINDIKTRIRE
- the sufC gene encoding Fe-S cluster assembly ATPase SufC; this encodes MNKKLLKVCNLKSKVESEEILQGINLEVETGEIHVIMGPNGSGKSTLANVLMGHPEHEIIEGKVEFEGENIIDLAVDKRAKKGIFLSFQYPQEIPGVTVENFLRTAKTAVSGENQSIFDFKFLLEDKMKLLDIDQSYADRYLNKGFSGGEKKKNEILQMAVLEPKLAILDETDSGLDVDATRTVAEGIKKLASDDNAMIIITHHNQILDYLQPDYVHVLVDGKIVKTGDMDLAREIEKEGYAAYKPEKVEDYKSATNC
- the sufB gene encoding Fe-S cluster assembly protein SufB; its protein translation is MSEKTQVKDIDRSLYDKKNENKYRYKSEKGLTPEIIKDISREKDEPQWMTDFRLKSLEIYLEKEIPDWGADLSDLNLEEIIAYIRPDADLQSDWDEVPEEIKNTFDSLGIPEAEKKSLAGVGAQYDSEVVYHNLKKELVEQGVIYMDMENAIKEYEDVVKEHFMKLITPNDHKFSALHGAVWSGGSFVYVPAGVKVDVPLQSYFRFNAPGAGQFEHTLIILEKGAEAHFIEGCSAPQYSINNLHAGAVELFIAENASLRYSTIENWSRNMYNLNTKRASVEKNGVIEWVSGSFGSKVSMLYPMSILKGKGARAEFTGVTFAAEGQHLDTGAQVIHAAPHTTSTVNTRSIAKGGGKAYYRGLLKATKNAHHAKASVSCESLMLDNDSVSDTLPIMKLETDDIDIGHEAKVGRISEESIYYLMSRGIDEEEAKAMIVRGFVEPIAKELPLEYAVELNNLISLELEGTIG
- a CDS encoding sodium ion-translocating decarboxylase subunit beta, with product MLDNISLFVQSTGYVNLEFGQLFMILISLVLLYLAVVKKYEPLLLVPISFGMLLVNLPLGDLMAEPQNGQIGGLLYYLYYGIKLGIYPPLIFMGVGAWTDFGPMIAQPKTALLGAAAQFGIFATIFGALALGFSPAEAGAVGIIGGADGPTAIFAASRLAPHLMGPIAVAAYSYMALVPIIQPPIMRLFTTHEERKVKMEQLRHVNKKEKIIFPIAVTLLGGLLVPTALPLLGSLMFGNLMREVGVVDRLLKTTQNALMNIVTLFLGLTVGATASAEAFLNAQTIGIIVLGLVAFGFGTATGVIFGKIMHRVTGGKVNPLIGAAGVSAVPMAARVVQKVGQEENPSNHLLMHAMGPNFAGVIGSAIAAGALIAILG
- a CDS encoding AI-2E family transporter, producing the protein MFKEKWLKIGHTIIIILLIIFLGGRIPYFMGPLTTVLSFVLLPLLFSIFLYYLLRPLVIILEKKIKIRTIAVIISFLAAASIITLIIYLGGNIIYEQSRELGGSYELIYSSIVEIFENIRDFINIERGLIDDFNLRERLISYTDSIIMRLSTYNYMGIFSSLTNIGLIILLIPFVLFYLLKDDKEIYQKTIEMIPGSKRKQIEVLAQDIDKLLSDFITSQLLVSLFTAFVMLIGFLIIRLASPLVLALIVLITSLIPIIGPAIGILPALFIALTESIITALLVIIIFIIAQYLEGNLIRPLIQGKSMDIHPLVVLFVVLTGVYLFGLIGALISVPLYAVLRLIYQERILKKK